One window of Saprospiraceae bacterium genomic DNA carries:
- a CDS encoding GIY-YIG nuclease family protein — protein MYTVYVLYSAIFDKIYIGYTNNLIQRFQSHNQLGVKDWTKYSRG, from the coding sequence ATCTATACAGTTTACGTTTTATATTCTGCTATATTCGATAAAATCTATATCGGTTATACTAATAATTTGATTCAACGATTTCAATCACACAATCAATTAGGAGTTAAAGATTGGACAAAATATTCAAGAGGTTGA
- a CDS encoding T9SS type A sorting domain-containing protein, with protein sequence MELFYSWNNRRPVFYSLNLFLWMFLIQFIFIFQNRLEAQVSCCNILTNGSFESGNSEFTSGLPQNCMCTAGSYCIGLNFQSKCSGWPNLSDHTGGGNFLIIDGHPSSPVDVWTKSTQIVAGTSYCLSFWVASVYSDPFSLGLAVNGILVPGATFNVQQNVPGWTQYTFNWIAAVPGGTSISIRQLTGGAVRDFGLDDIEFGSPISAGFNFQVNPICGLSVNFTNTSVGPSPITYLWNFDDPGSGSSNTSTLLNPFHMFSDCGVYNVCLTITRGSCTETICKKVIANDLIPPKAICQNIGLVLDDSCKALVTPSLIDGGSSDNCGIKFMTVNPSIVSGCGISQVSLIVEDFCGNKSSCIADVQTIETVPPIIVCPPNKTFSAYPPDCTLKVDSIKWVAVSDNCSIPTVSYQISGATQTFGIKDASGVVFNQGVSTVTYIATDACGNTASCSFTITINCGCCPLGSIQGPNMISNPDFSAGISGFNSDYSILNPICTPGLYNVESSIPVSGMCVNWNCVDHTTNSITGKMFVADGSQTIGLAAWRHPVSLAPNTNYSFCAYVNNLNEPILDRDDPIVEVYLVPQTGPAILLATRTLPESPDQWEFISGNYFTPALVSNPYNLEFRTASTSYEGNNFAIDDISFNACLKMDSCACGPFEFFYSIGRGPLLPKNCGDTLTVPDQSYPIGFLSSFQCLGLNCPQTTIDWQLTGPTGFNTISQNGVVASPNFTIPISNATFNYPGLYTLTIIGHCGQNRCPCTIYFYKPDCSCEGNLVLNPGFYEGAIPGDLGFTGNSNNWNVASGSPQVAFSDFWCDEVSIQLWGKLDACESICQPFAFQNGHAYSVDFFAKFVNLTTFNNVQFEFIAAIGCIDPITNSNWVSMGITPPISSTSWASFSLPVWTAPLNQTFDHLIIRATSNQIAETPFGRIDNICIKDVTVPCDSIDHAKDLVAHYPLDNLINASAQSVPDLSTNNINGIGGDLAPTNAALLGGHFNGTSTFVDCGPNTRGITDKVSLCAFVKTTENQNGMWVAGQYNVANDHGYSLQIGDRQNNFIGFPAFAGRDGTGVYHSSGFNTNGPQINDGKWHCLVGIAGNNTWSIYVDGILVSSQSGTTNNPISTSSINEPFTIGYHATTTPLWYNGEMGDIRLYNRVLTECEIDSFCLINFLTSSKDVVKSESFQIYPNPNSGIFTVKLNDSHTLHSKLRILDMTGRVLHTQLLSENSSTERIELEHLDDGVYLIQLISKGKIVACEKFIKH encoded by the coding sequence ATGGAATTATTTTACTCATGGAATAACAGAAGACCTGTATTTTATTCTCTAAACTTGTTTTTATGGATGTTTTTGATCCAATTTATTTTCATTTTCCAAAATAGACTTGAAGCTCAAGTCTCCTGTTGCAATATCCTAACAAATGGAAGTTTTGAATCTGGAAACTCCGAATTTACCTCGGGTTTACCTCAAAACTGCATGTGTACTGCAGGATCTTACTGCATTGGGCTTAATTTTCAATCAAAATGCAGTGGTTGGCCTAATTTGTCAGATCATACCGGAGGTGGTAATTTTTTAATTATAGATGGTCACCCATCCAGCCCGGTAGATGTTTGGACTAAGTCTACACAAATTGTTGCAGGTACCAGCTATTGTTTATCTTTTTGGGTTGCCAGTGTTTATAGCGATCCATTTTCTCTTGGACTTGCGGTAAACGGAATCCTTGTTCCAGGAGCAACTTTTAATGTTCAACAAAATGTTCCAGGATGGACTCAATATACCTTCAATTGGATTGCCGCAGTACCGGGTGGAACGTCAATTTCAATCCGTCAATTAACTGGAGGAGCTGTTCGGGATTTTGGATTGGATGACATTGAGTTTGGGTCTCCAATTTCTGCAGGGTTCAACTTTCAAGTCAATCCAATTTGTGGTTTATCAGTAAATTTTACAAACACATCTGTTGGACCTTCCCCAATAACTTATTTATGGAATTTTGATGATCCTGGTAGTGGTTCAAGTAACACATCTACTTTATTAAATCCATTTCACATGTTTTCAGATTGTGGAGTTTATAATGTTTGTTTGACGATTACAAGAGGTTCATGCACAGAAACAATTTGCAAAAAAGTAATTGCAAATGATCTCATTCCACCAAAAGCCATTTGTCAAAATATTGGTTTAGTATTAGACGATAGTTGTAAGGCTTTGGTTACTCCAAGTTTAATTGATGGAGGCTCTTCAGACAATTGCGGAATCAAATTCATGACCGTCAATCCTTCAATTGTTTCGGGTTGCGGAATTTCTCAAGTTTCATTAATCGTTGAAGATTTTTGTGGAAATAAAAGTTCTTGCATTGCAGATGTACAAACTATAGAAACAGTGCCACCAATTATTGTTTGTCCGCCAAATAAAACTTTTTCAGCCTATCCACCGGATTGTACTTTAAAAGTGGATAGTATTAAATGGGTTGCCGTTTCTGATAATTGCAGTATTCCAACGGTATCCTATCAAATTAGTGGTGCCACTCAAACATTTGGAATAAAAGATGCCAGTGGTGTGGTATTTAATCAAGGGGTTTCTACTGTGACCTACATTGCAACGGATGCTTGTGGCAACACTGCTTCATGCAGTTTTACCATCACTATTAATTGTGGTTGTTGTCCATTAGGCTCAATACAAGGCCCGAATATGATTTCTAACCCAGATTTTTCTGCAGGCATTTCAGGATTTAATTCTGATTACAGTATACTAAATCCAATTTGTACACCGGGACTTTATAATGTTGAATCCAGCATTCCTGTTTCAGGAATGTGTGTTAATTGGAATTGTGTGGATCATACAACAAATTCCATTACTGGGAAAATGTTTGTCGCTGACGGCAGTCAAACCATTGGATTGGCAGCATGGCGCCATCCAGTATCGCTTGCACCAAACACCAATTATTCATTTTGCGCTTATGTAAATAATTTAAATGAACCCATCCTTGACAGGGATGATCCAATAGTGGAAGTTTATTTAGTGCCGCAGACCGGACCTGCTATTTTACTTGCAACAAGGACACTTCCTGAATCTCCGGATCAATGGGAATTTATCAGTGGAAATTATTTTACACCTGCGCTAGTTTCAAATCCTTATAACTTAGAATTTCGTACGGCTTCAACTTCTTACGAAGGAAACAATTTTGCAATTGATGATATTAGTTTTAATGCTTGCTTAAAGATGGATTCATGTGCTTGTGGTCCTTTTGAATTCTTTTATAGCATTGGCAGAGGTCCATTACTACCTAAAAATTGTGGTGATACATTAACGGTACCCGATCAAAGTTATCCTATAGGTTTTTTAAGTTCATTTCAATGTTTAGGACTAAATTGTCCTCAAACAACCATAGATTGGCAATTGACGGGTCCAACTGGGTTTAATACCATTTCACAAAATGGAGTTGTAGCATCACCCAATTTTACCATACCAATCTCCAATGCAACATTTAATTACCCAGGATTGTATACACTTACAATTATTGGCCATTGTGGACAAAATAGATGTCCTTGTACAATTTATTTTTACAAACCGGATTGTTCTTGTGAAGGAAATTTGGTTTTAAATCCGGGATTTTACGAAGGAGCAATACCAGGTGATCTAGGATTTACAGGTAATTCTAATAATTGGAATGTTGCAAGCGGATCTCCACAAGTAGCTTTTAGTGATTTTTGGTGTGATGAAGTAAGTATCCAACTATGGGGTAAATTGGATGCCTGTGAATCCATTTGTCAGCCATTTGCTTTTCAAAATGGGCACGCTTATTCTGTTGATTTTTTTGCAAAATTTGTCAACTTAACTACATTTAATAATGTACAGTTTGAGTTTATTGCTGCCATTGGTTGTATTGATCCTATTACTAATTCAAACTGGGTTAGTATGGGCATTACACCTCCAATTTCTAGTACTTCGTGGGCATCTTTTAGTTTACCAGTTTGGACCGCACCATTAAATCAAACTTTTGATCACTTGATAATACGGGCTACAAGCAATCAAATTGCAGAAACACCATTTGGGAGAATAGACAATATATGTATTAAGGATGTTACGGTTCCTTGTGATAGTATTGACCATGCAAAAGACTTGGTTGCACATTATCCTTTAGACAATTTAATAAATGCAAGTGCTCAATCGGTACCTGATTTGAGTACCAATAATATCAATGGGATTGGTGGTGATTTAGCTCCTACAAATGCAGCGTTGCTAGGTGGCCATTTTAATGGTACTTCAACATTTGTTGATTGTGGTCCAAACACAAGAGGCATTACAGATAAAGTTTCTTTATGCGCATTTGTAAAAACCACAGAAAACCAAAACGGTATGTGGGTAGCTGGGCAATATAATGTTGCAAATGATCATGGTTATTCATTGCAGATTGGGGATAGACAAAATAATTTTATTGGCTTTCCTGCATTTGCTGGACGTGACGGAACCGGAGTTTATCATTCATCTGGATTTAATACTAACGGCCCTCAAATCAATGATGGAAAATGGCATTGCTTGGTTGGTATCGCTGGTAATAATACATGGTCAATATACGTAGACGGTATACTAGTTAGCAGCCAATCGGGCACAACCAACAATCCAATTTCTACTAGTTCTATTAACGAACCTTTTACAATAGGATATCATGCTACAACTACACCTTTATGGTATAATGGTGAAATGGGTGACATTCGATTATACAATAGAGTACTTACAGAATGTGAAATTGATTCTTTCTGCCTTATAAATTTTCTTACATCTTCGAAAGATGTTGTAAAGTCCGAATCCTTTCAAATTTATCCAAATCCTAACAGCGGTATTTTTACTGTTAAATTGAATGATTCTCATACACTGCATTCAAAGTTAAGAATACTAGATATGACGGGTCGTGTATTGCACACGCAATTGCTATCAGAAAACAGTTCCACAGAACGTATTGAACTTGAACATTTGGATGATGGTGTTTACCTGATTCAATTGATTTCAAAAGGCAAAATAGTAGCTTGTGAAAAGTTTATAAAACATTAA
- a CDS encoding PorT family protein yields the protein MNLKSVLISIFFLVTQFAIAQHLNLGFKAGLNIFTIQNDPGSTNDSKLGLHAGLIGHTHFTKHFAMQPELQFSMKGAQNSISNQDTKLNLSYITLPILFQYMFNNGFRIQAGPEFGLLLNAKQKTGSSNVDVKDQLNSFDVGIAGGISYVHPPTGFGIDLRYVKGLSNINSEGSATSKNQGIQVGLFYLLKHN from the coding sequence ATGAATTTAAAATCTGTTTTAATCTCGATCTTCTTTTTAGTTACGCAGTTTGCAATTGCACAACATTTAAATCTAGGCTTTAAAGCTGGATTAAATATTTTCACCATTCAAAATGACCCTGGTTCAACTAACGATTCAAAACTGGGCCTGCATGCTGGTTTGATTGGCCATACCCACTTTACCAAGCACTTTGCGATGCAACCTGAACTCCAATTTTCAATGAAAGGAGCTCAAAACAGCATTTCAAATCAAGATACCAAGCTTAATTTGAGTTACATTACGTTACCCATCTTGTTTCAATATATGTTCAACAATGGGTTTCGGATTCAAGCTGGTCCGGAATTTGGACTGTTACTAAATGCCAAACAAAAAACCGGAAGTTCCAATGTTGATGTAAAAGATCAACTAAATTCATTTGATGTTGGCATCGCAGGCGGAATTAGTTATGTACACCCACCAACAGGATTTGGAATTGACCTAAGGTATGTAAAAGGATTGAGCAACATCAATTCTGAAGGTTCGGCTACTTCAAAAAATCAAGGAATTCAAGTAGGACTATTCTACTTACTTAAACACAATTAA
- a CDS encoding PorT family protein — MGHFKSKVTCQLMIIKIKQKQQFNMNIKIVMTCMVLIATQNLNAQHLHMGIKAGLNVFNIDNNDNSSFDPRIGINGGLIGHIHFTTHFAVQPELIYSSKGALYRLANVDHKLRLNYLSIPILFQYMFNNGFRIQAGPEISILLQAKQKTGSLTIDVKNDFKSLDFGLAGGLSYVHPPTGFGIDLRYVKGLANINSESPETSKNQGFQLGVFYILGHRSSLN; from the coding sequence TTGGGTCATTTCAAAAGTAAAGTAACCTGTCAACTTATGATCATCAAGATAAAACAAAAACAACAATTTAATATGAATATAAAAATAGTAATGACCTGCATGGTTTTGATAGCTACGCAGAACTTAAATGCTCAACACCTGCACATGGGCATTAAAGCCGGATTAAATGTATTTAATATTGATAACAACGATAATTCTTCTTTTGATCCAAGAATCGGAATCAATGGTGGATTAATTGGACACATTCATTTTACGACACATTTTGCAGTACAACCTGAATTAATTTATTCCTCTAAAGGTGCTTTGTACAGACTTGCCAATGTGGACCATAAACTGCGTCTAAACTACCTTTCAATTCCAATTTTATTTCAGTACATGTTTAATAATGGATTCCGCATACAAGCCGGTCCTGAAATTAGTATTCTGCTACAAGCAAAACAAAAAACAGGCAGTTTGACCATTGATGTCAAAAACGATTTTAAATCACTTGATTTTGGATTAGCCGGAGGCTTAAGTTATGTTCATCCACCAACTGGTTTTGGAATCGACCTTCGTTATGTAAAAGGACTGGCAAATATCAATTCTGAAAGTCCTGAAACTTCAAAGAACCAAGGTTTTCAACTGGGTGTGTTTTATATACTAGGACACAGATCGTCTTTAAATTGA
- a CDS encoding CHAT domain-containing protein, with protein MKKSGMLLFLCLWMFPNDSFSQNKVPNITIDSVEARNLLSKSSTLFDLDSFKESSKLAEIAYNFYQNNVSKSSPELAEAAYQFGRSIYRLKNYTRAKDLLIEANSIWESYTPKYEIQIAKAFYYLAYIEFRTGNISEAIKLSTKALSIQNSYFANATEIIKTYLLVAQLYNLSGNFKQATLYYEQAIELTKPEYGVEEKYCISVLMQLASNYKNQANHLSSISLNEQAIWYLERSSSPKDNKTTQCLLEIGGAYHSLNKIELALLYFQKALDFSLKLNPLDSQKVSQCYSRISDAYYTLKDPNNALVASQNVIEMLQGLEKEKIYRYACINLGKAYLLNNELISAQTWFNKALENIGKPADNNDSSDLAMTLLYIGRVKTAQGDYTSSVAALNNSKNIIIALYGNAYDGLYTVEKELGNLNASYFNKTGDSYYLAKSLYHYDSATYKIQNKLINKKDPAEIRNLLIDAVSIFEKCINGHLKLNNGKKSDSTTIHRIWELNEFLHSYLLYFQFKDNNALINSGIPPDLLTQDSVYRSEITKLEKHRNFLLENNNYSLTDTNVLKLNTSIFKTKIQRQELITNLENKYPHYLSKKFDHKTVTIPQVKELIKPNQTILEYFCGDSSLFVFIIQKSNSYVKEIKIDIALKTWIKNLNNSIYAYHTSKVRTDRMYKEQLDTYIESARNLYNLLLKPVANYLTPELIIIPDAILGNIPFDALLTAQPRDPSNFKTFPFLVNRYSIQYSFSSGMLVEMSRVDTIHKNTVNLLGFAPFFNKEQLRPDDVPQKEMAQRYELTNLPYSGEEIVRAKTNFPNNSMILTGQDATRQKFEELSKNYHIIHLATHGKANYKDGDFSFIAFSSQENQDQYDLLSVAELYNLKLNADLVILSACETANGEIHRGEGVVSIASAFAHAGVKSIVATLWKVNDKSTMQLVDQFYTELKLGKQKHTALAQAKRNYMKNNPGQASHPFFWAGFIPIGNMGAILN; from the coding sequence ATGAAAAAATCTGGCATGCTTCTTTTCCTATGCCTTTGGATGTTCCCAAATGATAGCTTCTCCCAGAATAAAGTTCCAAACATCACAATAGATTCCGTAGAAGCAAGAAACCTGCTAAGTAAATCAAGCACTTTATTTGATTTAGATAGCTTTAAAGAATCTTCCAAACTAGCTGAAATTGCGTATAATTTCTATCAAAATAATGTTTCAAAATCATCCCCTGAACTTGCTGAAGCCGCCTATCAATTTGGAAGATCGATTTACAGACTTAAAAATTATACCAGAGCAAAAGATTTATTAATTGAGGCGAATTCAATCTGGGAAAGCTATACTCCTAAATATGAAATACAAATAGCAAAAGCATTTTATTATTTGGCCTATATCGAATTCCGGACAGGAAATATTAGTGAGGCTATTAAGCTTAGTACAAAGGCATTGTCAATCCAAAATTCTTATTTTGCAAATGCTACAGAAATTATAAAAACTTACTTGTTGGTCGCCCAATTGTACAATTTAAGCGGTAATTTCAAACAAGCAACCCTTTACTATGAGCAAGCTATTGAATTGACAAAGCCCGAATACGGAGTAGAAGAAAAATATTGTATTTCAGTATTAATGCAGCTGGCTTCCAATTATAAAAATCAAGCGAACCATTTATCAAGTATTTCTCTAAACGAACAAGCAATTTGGTATCTGGAAAGAAGCAGCAGCCCAAAAGACAATAAAACGACCCAATGCCTTCTGGAAATTGGTGGAGCATACCATTCCTTAAATAAAATCGAATTGGCTTTACTGTATTTCCAAAAAGCTTTGGATTTTTCCTTAAAACTGAACCCACTAGACTCCCAGAAGGTTTCACAATGTTATTCCAGAATTAGTGATGCGTATTATACTTTAAAAGATCCTAACAATGCTTTAGTTGCCAGTCAGAATGTGATAGAAATGCTGCAAGGTCTAGAAAAAGAGAAAATATACCGATATGCTTGTATAAACCTAGGTAAAGCTTATTTGCTAAATAATGAATTAATTTCAGCTCAAACTTGGTTTAATAAAGCTCTTGAAAACATTGGAAAACCCGCTGACAACAATGATTCATCTGATCTTGCCATGACTTTACTGTATATAGGCAGAGTAAAAACAGCCCAAGGAGACTATACTTCATCAGTAGCTGCATTAAATAACTCTAAAAATATAATCATTGCCCTTTATGGAAATGCGTATGATGGCCTTTATACGGTAGAAAAAGAATTAGGAAATCTTAATGCTTCCTATTTTAATAAAACAGGAGATTCATATTATTTGGCTAAATCATTATACCATTATGATTCTGCCACATATAAAATTCAAAATAAATTGATTAATAAAAAAGATCCAGCTGAAATAAGAAATCTGCTAATTGATGCAGTGAGTATTTTTGAAAAATGTATAAACGGCCATTTAAAATTAAATAATGGAAAAAAAAGTGATTCTACGACAATTCATCGCATATGGGAATTAAATGAATTTTTACATAGTTACTTGTTGTACTTTCAATTTAAAGATAATAATGCACTAATTAATTCAGGGATACCACCCGATTTGCTAACACAAGACTCCGTGTATAGATCAGAAATTACAAAGCTCGAGAAACACCGTAATTTTCTCTTAGAAAACAATAATTATTCACTTACTGATACCAATGTTTTAAAGCTAAACACAAGCATTTTTAAAACCAAAATACAAAGACAAGAATTAATCACAAATCTTGAAAATAAATATCCTCACTATTTAAGTAAAAAATTTGATCACAAAACTGTTACCATTCCACAAGTAAAAGAATTGATAAAACCCAATCAAACCATTTTGGAATATTTTTGTGGCGATTCAAGCTTATTCGTTTTTATTATCCAAAAATCAAATTCATATGTCAAGGAGATCAAAATTGATATTGCTTTAAAGACCTGGATAAAAAATCTCAACAACAGTATTTATGCATACCACACATCAAAAGTTCGAACTGATAGAATGTACAAGGAGCAATTAGATACTTATATTGAATCTGCAAGAAATCTCTACAATCTCCTATTAAAGCCTGTTGCCAATTATTTAACACCAGAATTAATCATCATTCCGGATGCAATCTTAGGAAATATCCCTTTTGATGCACTTTTAACTGCCCAACCAAGAGATCCTTCAAATTTTAAAACATTTCCATTTCTGGTCAATAGATACTCAATCCAATATTCTTTTTCTTCAGGCATGCTGGTTGAAATGTCCCGGGTCGACACAATTCATAAAAACACGGTGAATTTATTAGGATTCGCTCCATTTTTTAATAAAGAACAATTACGGCCAGATGATGTGCCCCAAAAGGAAATGGCACAGCGATACGAACTTACAAATTTGCCATATTCAGGGGAAGAAATAGTACGTGCCAAAACTAATTTTCCTAACAATTCGATGATTCTTACCGGTCAAGACGCCACCAGACAAAAATTTGAGGAACTTTCTAAAAACTACCATATCATTCACTTGGCAACCCATGGCAAGGCAAATTATAAAGATGGTGATTTTTCATTCATTGCGTTTTCATCACAGGAAAATCAAGATCAATATGATTTATTATCAGTTGCAGAATTGTATAATTTAAAATTAAATGCAGACCTGGTTATTCTATCTGCATGTGAAACAGCCAATGGAGAAATTCATCGTGGGGAAGGCGTTGTAAGCATTGCAAGTGCATTTGCTCATGCAGGTGTCAAAAGCATTGTCGCAACGCTTTGGAAAGTAAATGATAAATCGACCATGCAATTAGTTGATCAGTTTTACACGGAATTGAAGCTTGGCAAACAAAAGCACACTGCGCTTGCTCAGGCAAAACGAAACTATATGAAAAACAATCCAGGCCAAGCCTCGCATCCATTCTTCTGGGCTGGGTTCATTCCAATTGGAAATATGGGGGCTATTCTAAATTAA
- a CDS encoding YceI family protein, with protein MKLPVCFAEFIGILGVLSLVSNKFHTDVYKVDTNLSSLEWIGEKITGKHHGTIKFLNGEIRNNHGTITGKFEFDMNSIGCLDLEPGANREKLENFLKSSNFFDAQVYPKAVFILNSAIPVKPGDGINYTHTVKGLLTIRDKTNEISFGANIKIEGSQFSCQGSVSIDRTQYDIRYRSKTFFPDIGDKVIYDEFKLNFNVIAGK; from the coding sequence ATGAAGCTACCGGTTTGTTTTGCAGAATTCATTGGGATCCTTGGTGTTCTTTCACTAGTATCAAATAAATTTCATACAGATGTTTATAAAGTCGATACCAATTTAAGTTCGTTGGAATGGATTGGAGAAAAAATCACAGGCAAGCACCATGGAACGATTAAATTTCTTAATGGAGAAATCCGTAATAACCACGGCACCATAACGGGTAAGTTTGAATTTGATATGAATTCAATAGGATGTCTTGATTTGGAACCTGGAGCAAATAGAGAAAAGCTTGAAAATTTTCTTAAGTCCTCGAATTTTTTTGACGCGCAAGTATATCCGAAAGCAGTATTTATTCTAAACTCCGCAATCCCAGTGAAGCCAGGTGACGGAATTAATTATACCCATACAGTAAAGGGGCTGCTCACCATCAGGGATAAAACGAATGAAATTTCATTTGGAGCAAATATTAAAATAGAAGGAAGTCAGTTCTCATGTCAAGGATCAGTATCCATTGACCGCACCCAATACGATATTAGATATCGTTCTAAAACATTCTTTCCGGATATTGGTGACAAGGTGATTTATGATGAGTTTAAATTAAACTTTAATGTGATTGCAGGTAAATAA
- a CDS encoding DUF3817 domain-containing protein has translation MLNSNFKIGIARFRMIAICEGISYLVLLFIAMPLKYIADLPQAVLIIGWIHGILFIAYMIAGLHVALINKWELKRILYAFIASLLPFGPFILDQKILSKELQEV, from the coding sequence ATGCTTAATTCAAATTTTAAAATTGGCATAGCCCGGTTTAGAATGATTGCAATCTGTGAAGGCATTTCATACCTGGTTTTATTATTTATTGCAATGCCTTTAAAATATATTGCTGATTTGCCACAAGCGGTACTAATAATAGGATGGATTCATGGAATTTTATTTATAGCCTATATGATTGCCGGGCTCCATGTAGCATTAATAAATAAATGGGAATTAAAAAGAATTTTATATGCCTTTATTGCATCACTGCTCCCATTTGGGCCATTTATTTTAGATCAGAAAATTCTAAGCAAGGAATTACAGGAAGTTTAG
- a CDS encoding sigma-70 family RNA polymerase sigma factor — MSRILETFFNRESSNINKRYLDPALLYSDLKIEEGMAIRFLYSKCSATIYKLGKQFNLTDEDIEELICDCITLLIMKIRENSYTFQQNNPATYVIEVAKNKVRNYNRKETKNQSIDLESAAEPFFEMDLVGSDNEDLINKLLFKLDSNCQKLIRLKYFDEFQDSEIIITGLTQYTTVDALKNHRSRCMKKLVELTQNKSLNILRNEQSRG, encoded by the coding sequence ATGAGTAGAATTCTAGAGACTTTTTTTAATAGGGAATCCAGTAATATAAATAAAAGATATTTGGATCCAGCTTTGTTATATAGCGATTTAAAAATTGAGGAAGGAATGGCCATTCGTTTTTTGTACTCAAAATGTTCTGCGACGATTTATAAATTGGGAAAGCAATTTAATCTTACAGATGAGGATATTGAGGAGTTAATTTGCGATTGTATTACTTTATTAATCATGAAAATCAGGGAAAACAGTTACACATTTCAACAAAACAATCCTGCTACCTATGTGATCGAAGTAGCAAAAAATAAGGTCAGAAATTATAACCGTAAAGAAACTAAAAACCAAAGTATTGACTTGGAATCAGCTGCCGAACCCTTTTTTGAAATGGATTTGGTTGGAAGTGATAATGAAGATTTGATTAATAAATTATTGTTTAAATTGGATAGCAATTGTCAAAAATTGATACGTTTAAAATATTTTGATGAATTTCAAGATTCAGAAATTATTATTACAGGTTTGACACAATATACAACGGTGGATGCATTGAAAAACCATAGATCAAGATGTATGAAAAAATTGGTAGAGTTGACACAGAATAAATCCTTAAATATTTTAAGAAATGAGCAATCAAGAGGATAA
- a CDS encoding response regulator transcription factor: MEAINYKVRVLIVEDEPLIAENIAMYLNNHDYEVAGIAYDYEEAILKLEQEKPDIALLDINLEGERDGIDVGKFIHDKMGIPFVFLSSYSDKNTLERAKHIQPSGYLVKPFHEKSLMATLEISLSNFASDGNNQHAALHFDKINLKLSNPLSQREMEVLTLIYSGKTNQQIIQELFISINTLKRHINNAYMRLEVNSRTTAIKKLRELMNWK, from the coding sequence ATGGAAGCTATCAATTATAAAGTACGCGTATTGATCGTTGAAGATGAACCATTGATTGCAGAAAATATAGCCATGTATTTAAACAATCATGATTACGAAGTGGCTGGTATTGCTTATGATTACGAAGAAGCCATTTTGAAACTGGAACAAGAAAAACCAGACATTGCGCTGTTGGATATCAATTTGGAAGGGGAGCGTGATGGCATTGATGTGGGAAAATTTATACATGATAAAATGGGCATCCCTTTTGTTTTTTTAAGTTCGTATTCAGACAAAAACACTTTGGAGCGAGCTAAACACATACAGCCTTCAGGGTATTTGGTTAAACCATTTCACGAAAAGTCATTAATGGCTACCCTAGAAATTTCGTTATCAAATTTTGCAAGTGATGGAAACAATCAACATGCTGCGCTCCATTTTGATAAAATAAATTTGAAATTGAGCAATCCACTCTCTCAGCGTGAAATGGAAGTTCTTACTTTGATTTATTCCGGTAAGACCAACCAGCAGATCATACAGGAGCTATTTATTTCAATCAATACCTTGAAGCGACATATTAATAATGCGTATATGCGTTTGGAGGTCAATTCCCGAACTACTGCGATAAAGAAATTGAGGGAATTGATGAATTGGAAATAA